In Dysgonomonadaceae bacterium PH5-43, the sequence AAAGCGTATTGATGCATAAGGATTAACACTTATTAATTCGGCCTGCGTTGGATATTTGTCCCAAACAAAAGTAAAAATATTAGCATTATCGCTAACTTCATCGGCGAACCACTCGGCTAAACCGCTCGAACTTGATAGGCAAGACCATAAAGAATTTTTAGAACATTTGTTAAAGATGTACTCTGTCTTGAATTTTTCTTTTTTCATCTCGTATTATTTTAATGTCAGCACAAGATACAAAAAAATATTAACTTGGCAAATATTATCTGAATATTATTACTGTATGGTAAAATAAAGACTATATTATCAACTCCCCTTGTCGTTGCTACTTGATAGGCGAGTTGTCTCTTAGGAGATACCCGCCGCCTATCTCCTATCAAAGACGACCTAAAGTGAAGACTTTTATTTTTAGGACGTTAAGGCTTTGTTAGACAGTAATATAAATTGAACGGAATTTGGCTCAATTTAGCAAATATTATCTGAATTAATTTAGTATATGACAAAAATTATATAAATTTGCAGCATTCAACTTGAAAATAGTCGAAAAAAGAAAGCGTTTTGCTTTATCCATTATATCGAAAACTGGAAAATTCCAAGTGAATGGAGTAGACACTTCTTCTAAGTAATTTTCAAAATGCCAGATATGAGTAAATAGCAACAAG encodes:
- a CDS encoding uncharacterized protein YndB with AHSA1/START domain (product_source=COG3832; cog=COG3832; pfam=PF19569; superfamily=55961), translating into MKKEKFKTEYIFNKCSKNSLWSCLSSSSGLAEWFADEVSDNANIFTFVWDKYPTQAELISVNPYASIRFRWTEEDSETFFEFRINQDEITGACVLEITDFAEPNDKTHAINLWDTQVKELRRKLGV